A window of the Streptomyces formicae genome harbors these coding sequences:
- the pheT gene encoding phenylalanine--tRNA ligase subunit beta, with the protein MRVPLSWLREYVDLPATETGRDVQTKLIAAGLEVETVEQLGAGLKGPLVVGQVLTVEELTEFKKPIRYCTVDVGQANGTGEPQEIICGARNFAAGDKVVVALPGAVLPGDFQIAERKTYGRMSRGMICSGDELGMGDDGTHGIIVLPPEVETGSDATELLELFDEVLDIAVTPDRGYCLSLRGVARETAIAYGLPLRDPALLDVPAPNSFGYGVQIADPIGCDRFTARTVVGLDPEARSPIWMQRRLQKAGMRPISLAVDITNYVMLELGQPLHAYDRTRLDGPIGVRRAQPGEKFTTLDGVKRVLDAEDLVITDNRGPIGLAGVMGGANTEIADSVTDPETGEVRGTTEVVIEAAHFAPVSIARTARRHKLASEASKRFERGVDPQAAAAAAQRTVDLLVLLAGGTAEAGVTEIIAPSAPRTVTMRADHPDRVAGVTYGRETVVRRLQEVGCDVYGQDELVVTVPSWRPDLHEPNDLAEEVIRLEGYENLPSTLPTPPSGRGLTARQRLHRRVGRALAGTGYVEALNYPFVSEQIFDQFGLEADDPRRTVVRLVNPISDEEPALRTTLLPGLLAALRRNQGRGSQDLALFETGLVFRPTGEEKAAPVLLPVDRRPTDEEIATLNAALPRQPRRAATVLTGAREQAGWWGKGRPADWADAVESARAVAREAGVELTVRADQHAPWHPGRCAALYAVVNGEETLVGHAGELHPRVIKALGLPERTCAMEVELDLLERAGQGALQAPRISTFPVATQDVALVVASDVPAAEVEQALREGAGELLESIRLFDVFTGEQIGDGKKSLAYALRFRAPDRTLTVEEASAARDAAIALAEQRVGAALRGA; encoded by the coding sequence ATGCGGGTCCCGCTTTCATGGCTGCGGGAGTACGTCGACCTGCCGGCGACGGAGACCGGCCGTGACGTACAGACCAAGCTCATCGCCGCCGGCCTCGAGGTCGAGACGGTCGAGCAGCTCGGCGCCGGGCTCAAGGGCCCGCTCGTCGTGGGCCAGGTGCTCACCGTGGAGGAGCTGACCGAGTTCAAGAAGCCGATCCGCTACTGCACGGTCGACGTGGGACAGGCCAACGGGACCGGTGAGCCGCAGGAGATCATCTGCGGCGCCCGGAACTTCGCCGCCGGCGACAAGGTCGTCGTGGCGCTGCCCGGCGCGGTCCTGCCCGGCGACTTCCAGATCGCCGAGCGCAAGACCTACGGCCGGATGTCCCGCGGCATGATCTGCTCCGGCGACGAGCTCGGCATGGGCGACGACGGGACGCACGGCATCATCGTGCTGCCGCCCGAGGTCGAGACCGGCAGCGACGCCACCGAGCTGCTGGAGCTCTTCGACGAGGTCCTCGACATCGCCGTCACGCCCGACCGCGGCTACTGCCTGTCGCTGCGCGGTGTCGCCCGCGAGACCGCGATCGCGTACGGCCTGCCGCTGCGCGACCCGGCCCTGCTCGACGTGCCCGCGCCCAACTCGTTCGGCTACGGCGTGCAGATCGCCGACCCGATCGGCTGCGACCGCTTCACCGCCCGCACCGTCGTCGGCCTCGACCCCGAGGCCCGCTCGCCGATCTGGATGCAGCGCCGGCTCCAGAAGGCGGGCATGCGGCCGATCTCGCTGGCCGTCGACATCACCAACTACGTGATGCTGGAGCTCGGGCAGCCGCTGCACGCGTACGACAGGACCCGGCTCGACGGGCCGATCGGGGTGCGCCGCGCCCAGCCCGGCGAGAAGTTCACCACCCTCGACGGCGTCAAGCGCGTCCTGGACGCCGAGGACCTGGTCATCACCGACAACCGCGGCCCGATCGGCCTCGCGGGCGTGATGGGCGGGGCCAACACCGAGATCGCCGACTCCGTCACCGACCCTGAGACCGGCGAGGTCCGCGGCACCACCGAGGTCGTCATCGAGGCCGCGCACTTCGCCCCGGTGTCCATCGCCCGCACCGCGCGCCGCCACAAGCTGGCCTCCGAGGCGTCCAAGCGCTTCGAGCGCGGCGTCGACCCGCAGGCCGCCGCCGCTGCCGCGCAGCGCACGGTCGACCTGCTGGTGCTGCTCGCGGGCGGCACGGCCGAGGCCGGCGTCACCGAGATCATCGCCCCGTCCGCGCCGCGCACGGTCACGATGCGCGCCGACCACCCCGACCGCGTCGCGGGTGTCACATACGGCCGCGAGACCGTCGTACGCCGCCTCCAGGAGGTCGGCTGCGACGTCTACGGGCAGGACGAGCTCGTCGTCACCGTCCCGTCCTGGCGGCCCGACCTGCACGAGCCCAACGACCTCGCCGAGGAGGTCATCCGGCTGGAGGGCTACGAGAACCTGCCCTCCACGCTGCCCACCCCGCCGTCCGGCCGCGGGCTGACCGCCCGGCAGCGGCTGCACCGGCGGGTCGGCCGTGCGCTGGCCGGCACGGGCTACGTCGAGGCGCTGAACTACCCGTTCGTCAGCGAGCAGATCTTCGACCAGTTCGGCCTGGAGGCGGACGACCCGCGGCGCACCGTCGTCAGGCTGGTCAACCCGATCTCCGACGAGGAGCCGGCGCTGCGCACCACGCTGCTGCCCGGTCTGCTCGCCGCGCTGCGCCGCAACCAGGGCCGTGGCTCGCAGGACCTGGCCCTCTTCGAGACGGGTCTGGTCTTCCGGCCCACCGGTGAGGAGAAGGCCGCGCCGGTCCTGCTGCCGGTCGACCGCCGTCCCACGGACGAGGAGATCGCCACGCTGAACGCGGCGCTCCCGCGCCAGCCGCGCCGTGCCGCCACCGTGCTGACAGGCGCGCGCGAGCAGGCCGGCTGGTGGGGCAAGGGCCGCCCGGCCGACTGGGCCGACGCGGTGGAGTCCGCCCGCGCGGTCGCCCGTGAGGCCGGTGTCGAGCTCACCGTCCGCGCCGACCAGCACGCCCCCTGGCACCCGGGCCGCTGCGCCGCGCTGTACGCCGTCGTGAACGGCGAGGAGACGCTCGTCGGCCACGCGGGCGAACTGCACCCGCGCGTCATCAAGGCGCTCGGACTGCCGGAGCGCACCTGCGCGATGGAGGTCGAGCTGGACCTGCTTGAGCGGGCCGGGCAGGGCGCGCTCCAGGCGCCGCGGATCTCCACGTTCCCGGTGGCCACGCAGGACGTCGCGCTGGTCGTCGCCTCGGACGTCCCGGCCGCCGAGGTCGAGCAGGCGCTGCGTGAGGGCGCGGGCGAACTGCTGGAGTCGATCCGGCTGTTCGACGTCTTCACCGGTGAGCAGATCGGCGACGGCAAGAAGTCCCTGGCGTACGCGCTGCGCTTCCGCGCGCCGGACCGCACGCTGACCGTCGAGGAGGCGTCCGCCGCCCGCGACGCGGCGATCGCCCTCGCCGAACAGCGCGTCGGCGCGGCGCTGCGCGGCGCCTGA
- the pheS gene encoding phenylalanine--tRNA ligase subunit alpha produces MSAPNKSYDPVEVEALKPEEIERMRDEALAAFAAAGDLAALHEAKIAQTGPSSPLALANREIGALPPHAKAEAGKRVGQARGAVNKALATRQAELEAERDARVLVEEGVDVTLPYDRTPAGARHPLTTLSERIEDIFVAMGYEVAEGPEVESEWLNFDALNIAADHPARGEHDTFFVQGPGDTSQAGGSGGGGADSGVVLRTHTSPVQVRSMLDREPPLYVICPGRVYRTDDLDATHTPVFHQVELLAVDEGLTMADLKGTLDHMVRALFGGEGMKTRLRPNFFPFTEPSAEMDMVCYVCRGESVGNPDRPCRTCSSEGWIELGGCGMVNPKVLIACGVDPEKYSGFAFGFGIERMLMFRHNVEDMRDMVEGDVRFTRPFGMEI; encoded by the coding sequence ATGTCGGCACCCAATAAGTCCTACGACCCTGTCGAGGTCGAGGCACTGAAACCGGAAGAGATCGAGCGCATGCGGGACGAGGCGCTCGCCGCCTTCGCCGCGGCCGGTGACCTCGCAGCGCTCCACGAGGCGAAGATCGCGCAGACGGGCCCCTCCTCCCCGCTCGCGCTCGCCAACCGGGAGATCGGCGCCCTGCCGCCGCACGCCAAGGCGGAGGCCGGCAAGCGCGTCGGCCAGGCCCGCGGTGCCGTGAACAAGGCGCTCGCCACCCGCCAGGCCGAGCTGGAGGCGGAGCGCGACGCGCGCGTGCTGGTCGAGGAGGGGGTGGACGTCACGCTGCCGTACGACCGCACCCCGGCGGGCGCCCGCCACCCGCTCACCACGCTCTCGGAGCGCATCGAGGACATCTTCGTCGCGATGGGCTACGAGGTCGCCGAAGGCCCCGAGGTCGAGTCCGAGTGGCTGAACTTCGACGCGCTGAACATCGCGGCCGACCACCCCGCCCGCGGCGAGCACGACACCTTCTTCGTGCAGGGCCCTGGGGACACCTCCCAGGCCGGAGGCTCCGGGGGAGGCGGCGCGGACTCGGGTGTCGTGCTGCGCACGCACACCTCGCCCGTGCAGGTCCGCTCGATGCTCGACCGCGAGCCGCCGCTGTACGTGATCTGCCCCGGCCGGGTCTACCGCACCGACGACCTCGACGCGACCCACACCCCGGTCTTCCACCAGGTCGAGCTGCTCGCCGTCGACGAGGGCCTGACCATGGCCGACCTCAAGGGCACCCTCGACCACATGGTCCGGGCGCTGTTCGGCGGCGAGGGCATGAAGACCCGGCTGCGGCCGAACTTCTTCCCGTTCACCGAGCCGTCCGCCGAGATGGACATGGTCTGCTACGTGTGCCGCGGCGAGTCCGTCGGCAACCCGGACCGGCCCTGCCGCACCTGCTCCAGCGAGGGCTGGATCGAGCTCGGCGGCTGCGGAATGGTTAACCCGAAGGTGCTCATCGCCTGCGGTGTCGACCCGGAGAAGTACAGCGGATTCGCCTTCGGGTTCGGCATCGAGCGGATGCTGATGTTCCGCCACAACGTCGAGGACATGCGAGACATGGTCGAGGGTGACGTCCGGTTCACCCGGCCGTTCGGGATGGAGATCTGA